The genomic interval CAAAAAGAAGGCTACAAAACCTGTCTATATACTGGTGAAAAAAGGATTGATAAAAACTTACAACAACACCTTACCTGGCTTAAAACTGGAAAATGGATCTCTAAAAAAGGAGGCTTAGAAAATCCTAATACAAATCAGCAATTTATAGACGTAAAAACAAATAATATATTAAATCATTTATTCTTAAAAAACTATTAAGCTATGATTCGCTTAACACAAAAACAGGTAGACCAAAAAATTAATTTTATCAGTAATTACATTAACGCTAACAATGCTGCAGATGGCTCTAAAATAGATGCCAACGCAAATGTTTCTTCAAAAAACATAGCCACAATGGAAGCTGAATTAAATAAAGACATCAATGTACAAGTAAATAGGCAGTTGGTGAAAAATAAAATTGAACAGTTGTTTAACAAGGAACTAGCTAATGAATATGTAAGACAAATAGAAGCTCATGAAATTTATGTACATGATGAAACTTCTTTAAAACCCTATTGCACTTCTATTAGCATGTATCCGTTTTTATTTGATGGATTGACAAAATTGGGCGGAGAAAGTAAAGCTCCTCAACACTTAGAGAGTTATTGTGGTGAATTTGTAAACCTTGTTTTTGCGGTAAGTTCTCAATTTGCAGGTGCTTTGGCAACTGTAGAATTTTTACTATATTTCGATTATTTTGCTAGAAAAGATTTTGGAAAAGATTACCTCTACACTAATACAAAAACGGTTTCTAACCACTTACAACATGCTGTTTACGCCATAAACCAACCTGCAGCTGCCAGAGGTTATCAATCTGTTTTCTGGAACATTTCTTTGTATGATGAAAAATATTTTGATAGCTTATTTGGTGAATTTGTTTTCCCTGACATGACAAAACCGCAATGGGAAAGCCTTAAAGAACTACAACAGTTCTTTATGAAATGGTTTAATAAAGAAAGAGAAAAAGCTGTTTTAACTTTTCCGGTAGTTACCGCTGCAATGTTAGTAAAAGAAGGCAAACCTGTAGATACCGAATTTGCAAATATGTGCGCCACAGAATTAAGCGAAGGAAATTCGTTTTTTATATATCAATCTGAAAGCGCAGATAGTTTAGCTTCTTGCTGCAGGCTAAGGAACGAAATTAGCGATAATACTTTTAGCTATTCTCTCGGTGCTGGAGGTGTTTCAACTGGCTCGATTAATGTGATTACTCTAAATATGAATCGCTTAATTCAACAAGGTAAAGATCTTAAAACCGAAATCAATAAAATTCAAAAATATCAAATTGCCTACAGAAAATTAATTGAAGAATATAAAAACGCAGGAATGCTTCCGGTTTATGATGCTGGTTTTATATCACTTGATAAACAGTTTTTAACTATCGGAATTAATGGAATGGTAGAAGCAGCAGAAAGTCAAGGAATAAAAGCAGAAAATACGCCAATCTATAAAGATTTTGTAGCAAAACAGCTCAAAATAATTTTCGAAGCAAACAAGGAAGCTAAAGTAACGTATGGTTACATGTTTAATACTGAGTTTGTCCCTGCTGAAAATTTAGGTGTAAAAAATGCAAAATGGGACAAAGAAGATGGCTTATTTGTACCCAGAGATTGTTATAATTCTTATTTCTATCCTGTAGAAAATAATGCTATCAATTCTTTGGATAAAATAATACTGCATGGTACAGATATTATAAAGTATTTAGATGGTGGTTCTGCACTTCATTTAAACCTAGAAGAAGCTCCTAATAAAGACGGTTTTCTTAAGCTAATTGAAGCTACAGCAAAAGCTGGATGCAATTATTTTTGTTTTAATGTAAAGATTACTATTTGTAATGAATGTGGTCATATTGATAAAAAAACACTTCAAAAATGTTGTGAGTGCAATTCTAAAAATATAGACTACGGAACACGAGTTATTGGATACCTAAAGCGTATTTCGAACTTTAGTTCAGAGAGACAAAATGAACACGATTTAAGGTTTTATCACTTAAACAATATTAAAGCTTCTTAAACCACCCCAACTAATTAAGGAATGAGTTTCTTCTTTTACAGAAACTTGTTC from Polaribacter sejongensis carries:
- the nrdD gene encoding anaerobic ribonucleoside-triphosphate reductase; protein product: MIRLTQKQVDQKINFISNYINANNAADGSKIDANANVSSKNIATMEAELNKDINVQVNRQLVKNKIEQLFNKELANEYVRQIEAHEIYVHDETSLKPYCTSISMYPFLFDGLTKLGGESKAPQHLESYCGEFVNLVFAVSSQFAGALATVEFLLYFDYFARKDFGKDYLYTNTKTVSNHLQHAVYAINQPAAARGYQSVFWNISLYDEKYFDSLFGEFVFPDMTKPQWESLKELQQFFMKWFNKEREKAVLTFPVVTAAMLVKEGKPVDTEFANMCATELSEGNSFFIYQSESADSLASCCRLRNEISDNTFSYSLGAGGVSTGSINVITLNMNRLIQQGKDLKTEINKIQKYQIAYRKLIEEYKNAGMLPVYDAGFISLDKQFLTIGINGMVEAAESQGIKAENTPIYKDFVAKQLKIIFEANKEAKVTYGYMFNTEFVPAENLGVKNAKWDKEDGLFVPRDCYNSYFYPVENNAINSLDKIILHGTDIIKYLDGGSALHLNLEEAPNKDGFLKLIEATAKAGCNYFCFNVKITICNECGHIDKKTLQKCCECNSKNIDYGTRVIGYLKRISNFSSERQNEHDLRFYHLNNIKAS